From a region of the Cyprinus carpio isolate SPL01 chromosome B21, ASM1834038v1, whole genome shotgun sequence genome:
- the rtknb gene encoding rhotekin 2b isoform X2 has product MFCRNQTSRATVARGSAMEMEVKRGRFRLSVLEDSAQDCEVQRLIEREVRIREGACKLLAACSQRDQALEASKTLLTSNSRILALMTQLQRMKEAQAMLRAGRRSSDGASADERLPCAGKVAISDIRIPLMWKDSEYFKNKGELHQCAVFCLLQLGTEIHDTDLVIVDRTLTDICFDEPVIFTDVPPGFDLRVELYSSCMEEEFSMGFSTRRLSRLGSASSKKFMATLETAASCSSHSSGTGSPGGESPVLLPALSVRGPKYHLLAHASLTLCHAQNSFRTHDLTISDTEGSSFWLPLYGNMCCRLVAQPLCMTQVVMCGKLRIRSESNPEDWRDVYGVLSGSDLKCYQQQDDSDSLETPLFTIPINKDTRVRATERDPALHTHSITITNQSGDETTYTIVTHTSEDTNNWMEAFWQHFYDMSQWKQCCNGLMKIEEPSPKKMTVTLKQGSLYHEMVTSPSTKTRNHLQPLNRPVSSEIQSLLSNYYNDSL; this is encoded by the exons GACTGTGAGGTTCAGAGACTGATCGAGAGAGAGGTGAGGATTAGAGAAGGGGCCTGTAAGCTTTTAGCTGCGTGTTCTCAGAGAGACCAGGCTCTGGAAGCTTCCAAGACTCTCCTCACATCCAACAGCCGCATACTGGCCCTCATGACCCAGCTGCAGCGCATGAAGGAAGCCCAGGCCATGCTGAGAGCAGGACGGAG ATCATCTGATGGTGCGTCTGCTGATGAGCGATTACCTTGTGCTGGAAAAGTAGCCATTTCAG ATATTCGCATTCCTCTCATGTGGAAAGATTCagagtattttaaaaacaaaggag AGCTGCACCAGTGTGCTGTGTTCTGTTTGCTGCAGCTGGGGACAGAGATTCACGATACGGATCTCGTAATAGTGGACAGGACACTCACAGACATCTGTTTCGATGAACCAGTGATATT CACTGACGTACCGCCAGGCTTTGACCTGCGGGTGGAGCTCTACAGCTCCTGTATGGAGGAGGAATTCAGCATGGGCTTCTCCACTCGGAGGCTGAGCCGGCTGGGAAGTGCCTCCAGTAAGAAGTTCATGGCAACATTAGAGACAGCAGCTTCCTGCAGTTCCCACAGCAGCGGAACTGGATCACCTGGAGGAGAATCACCGGTTCTACTGCCTGCTCTATCAGTACG GGGCCCTAAATATCACCTCCTGGCCCACGCATCTCTGACCCTGTGCCACGCACAGAACTCTTTCCGAACACATGACCTGACAATATCAGACACAG AGGGCTCTTCGTTCTGGTTGCCGCTCTATGGTAACATGTGTTGTCGCCTCGTGGCCCAACCTCTTTGTATGACTCAAGTAGTTATGTGTGGGAAACTCAGAATTCG gtcAGAGAGCAATCCTGAGGACTGGAGAGACGTCTACGGTGTTCTGAGTGGgtcagatttaaaatgttatcagCAGCAGGACGATTCAGATTCTTTAGAGACACCACTGTTCACTATTCCCATTAATAAG GACACCCGTGTGCGTGCCACAGAGAGAGATCCAGCTCTACATACTCACAGTATCACCATAACAAACCAGAGTGGCGATGAGACCACATACACAAttgtcacacacacatctgaagaCACAAATAACTGGATGGAAGCCTTCTGGCAACATTTCTATGACATGA GTCAGTGGAAACAATGCTGTAATGGGCTCATGAAGATTGAGGAACCTTCTCCAAAGAAAATGACGGTGACATTAAAACAAGGCTCCCTGTATCATGAAATGG ttacGTCACCATCCACCAAGACCAGAAACCATCTGCAACCCCTGAACAGACCTGTCTCTTCTGAAATCCAAAGCCTGCTGTCCAACTATTATAATGACAG
- the rtknb gene encoding rhotekin 2b isoform X3: MFCRNQTSRATVARGSAMEMEVKRGRFRLSVLEDSAQDCEVQRLIEREVRIREGACKLLAACSQRDQALEASKTLLTSNSRILALMTQLQRMKEAQAMLRAGRRSSDGASADERLPCAGKVAISDIRIPLMWKDSEYFKNKGELHQCAVFCLLQLGTEIHDTDLVIVDRTLTDICFDEPVIFTDVPPGFDLRVELYSSCMEEEFSMGFSTRRLSRLGSASSKKFMATLETAASCSSHSSGTGSPGGESPVLLPALSVRGPKYHLLAHASLTLCHAQNSFRTHDLTISDTEGSSFWLPLYGNMCCRLVAQPLCMTQVVMCGKLRIRSESNPEDWRDVYGVLSGSDLKCYQQQDDSDSLETPLFTIPINKDTRVRATERDPALHTHSITITNQSGDETTYTIVTHTSEDTNNWMEAFWQHFYDMSQWKQCCNGLMKIEEPSPKKMTVTLKQGSLYHEMVTSPSTKTRNHLQPLNRPVSSEIQSLLSNYYNDR; this comes from the exons GACTGTGAGGTTCAGAGACTGATCGAGAGAGAGGTGAGGATTAGAGAAGGGGCCTGTAAGCTTTTAGCTGCGTGTTCTCAGAGAGACCAGGCTCTGGAAGCTTCCAAGACTCTCCTCACATCCAACAGCCGCATACTGGCCCTCATGACCCAGCTGCAGCGCATGAAGGAAGCCCAGGCCATGCTGAGAGCAGGACGGAG ATCATCTGATGGTGCGTCTGCTGATGAGCGATTACCTTGTGCTGGAAAAGTAGCCATTTCAG ATATTCGCATTCCTCTCATGTGGAAAGATTCagagtattttaaaaacaaaggag AGCTGCACCAGTGTGCTGTGTTCTGTTTGCTGCAGCTGGGGACAGAGATTCACGATACGGATCTCGTAATAGTGGACAGGACACTCACAGACATCTGTTTCGATGAACCAGTGATATT CACTGACGTACCGCCAGGCTTTGACCTGCGGGTGGAGCTCTACAGCTCCTGTATGGAGGAGGAATTCAGCATGGGCTTCTCCACTCGGAGGCTGAGCCGGCTGGGAAGTGCCTCCAGTAAGAAGTTCATGGCAACATTAGAGACAGCAGCTTCCTGCAGTTCCCACAGCAGCGGAACTGGATCACCTGGAGGAGAATCACCGGTTCTACTGCCTGCTCTATCAGTACG GGGCCCTAAATATCACCTCCTGGCCCACGCATCTCTGACCCTGTGCCACGCACAGAACTCTTTCCGAACACATGACCTGACAATATCAGACACAG AGGGCTCTTCGTTCTGGTTGCCGCTCTATGGTAACATGTGTTGTCGCCTCGTGGCCCAACCTCTTTGTATGACTCAAGTAGTTATGTGTGGGAAACTCAGAATTCG gtcAGAGAGCAATCCTGAGGACTGGAGAGACGTCTACGGTGTTCTGAGTGGgtcagatttaaaatgttatcagCAGCAGGACGATTCAGATTCTTTAGAGACACCACTGTTCACTATTCCCATTAATAAG GACACCCGTGTGCGTGCCACAGAGAGAGATCCAGCTCTACATACTCACAGTATCACCATAACAAACCAGAGTGGCGATGAGACCACATACACAAttgtcacacacacatctgaagaCACAAATAACTGGATGGAAGCCTTCTGGCAACATTTCTATGACATGA GTCAGTGGAAACAATGCTGTAATGGGCTCATGAAGATTGAGGAACCTTCTCCAAAGAAAATGACGGTGACATTAAAACAAGGCTCCCTGTATCATGAAATGG ttacGTCACCATCCACCAAGACCAGAAACCATCTGCAACCCCTGAACAGACCTGTCTCTTCTGAAATCCAAAGCCTGCTGTCCAACTATTATAATGACAGGTGA
- the rtknb gene encoding rhotekin 2b isoform X1, with translation MFCRNQTSRATVARGSAMEMEVKRGRFRLSVLEDSAQDCEVQRLIEREVRIREGACKLLAACSQRDQALEASKTLLTSNSRILALMTQLQRMKEAQAMLRAGRRSSDGASADERLPCAGKVAISDIRIPLMWKDSEYFKNKGELHQCAVFCLLQLGTEIHDTDLVIVDRTLTDICFDEPVIFTDVPPGFDLRVELYSSCMEEEFSMGFSTRRLSRLGSASSKKFMATLETAASCSSHSSGTGSPGGESPVLLPALSVRGPKYHLLAHASLTLCHAQNSFRTHDLTISDTEGSSFWLPLYGNMCCRLVAQPLCMTQVVMCGKLRIRSESNPEDWRDVYGVLSGSDLKCYQQQDDSDSLETPLFTIPINKDTRVRATERDPALHTHSITITNQSGDETTYTIVTHTSEDTNNWMEAFWQHFYDMSQWKQCCNGLMKIEEPSPKKMTVTLKQGSLYHEMVTSPSTKTRNHLQPLNRPVSSEIQSLLSNYYNDSY, from the exons GACTGTGAGGTTCAGAGACTGATCGAGAGAGAGGTGAGGATTAGAGAAGGGGCCTGTAAGCTTTTAGCTGCGTGTTCTCAGAGAGACCAGGCTCTGGAAGCTTCCAAGACTCTCCTCACATCCAACAGCCGCATACTGGCCCTCATGACCCAGCTGCAGCGCATGAAGGAAGCCCAGGCCATGCTGAGAGCAGGACGGAG ATCATCTGATGGTGCGTCTGCTGATGAGCGATTACCTTGTGCTGGAAAAGTAGCCATTTCAG ATATTCGCATTCCTCTCATGTGGAAAGATTCagagtattttaaaaacaaaggag AGCTGCACCAGTGTGCTGTGTTCTGTTTGCTGCAGCTGGGGACAGAGATTCACGATACGGATCTCGTAATAGTGGACAGGACACTCACAGACATCTGTTTCGATGAACCAGTGATATT CACTGACGTACCGCCAGGCTTTGACCTGCGGGTGGAGCTCTACAGCTCCTGTATGGAGGAGGAATTCAGCATGGGCTTCTCCACTCGGAGGCTGAGCCGGCTGGGAAGTGCCTCCAGTAAGAAGTTCATGGCAACATTAGAGACAGCAGCTTCCTGCAGTTCCCACAGCAGCGGAACTGGATCACCTGGAGGAGAATCACCGGTTCTACTGCCTGCTCTATCAGTACG GGGCCCTAAATATCACCTCCTGGCCCACGCATCTCTGACCCTGTGCCACGCACAGAACTCTTTCCGAACACATGACCTGACAATATCAGACACAG AGGGCTCTTCGTTCTGGTTGCCGCTCTATGGTAACATGTGTTGTCGCCTCGTGGCCCAACCTCTTTGTATGACTCAAGTAGTTATGTGTGGGAAACTCAGAATTCGG tcAGAGAGCAATCCTGAGGACTGGAGAGACGTCTACGGTGTTCTGAGTGGgtcagatttaaaatgttatcagCAGCAGGACGATTCAGATTCTTTAGAGACACCACTGTTCACTATTCCCATTAATAAG GACACCCGTGTGCGTGCCACAGAGAGAGATCCAGCTCTACATACTCACAGTATCACCATAACAAACCAGAGTGGCGATGAGACCACATACACAAttgtcacacacacatctgaagaCACAAATAACTGGATGGAAGCCTTCTGGCAACATTTCTATGACATGA GTCAGTGGAAACAATGCTGTAATGGGCTCATGAAGATTGAGGAACCTTCTCCAAAGAAAATGACGGTGACATTAAAACAAGGCTCCCTGTATCATGAAATGG ttacGTCACCATCCACCAAGACCAGAAACCATCTGCAACCCCTGAACAGACCTGTCTCTTCTGAAATCCAAAGCCTGCTGTCCAACTATTATAATGACAG ttactga